From Vibrio splendidus, a single genomic window includes:
- a CDS encoding OmpH family outer membrane protein, which translates to MIKAAGLGLVVLSSSFFATAAEAAQKVGYVNTAQVFQALPQREVVLQKMQEEFKDKAAELQSIQAEAKTKIEKLKRDGELLGPDEVEKLRIEVGQLDSKYKIKAQALEKASQRREAQEKQKLFKVIQDAVTKVAEKEGYDMIVDIQALQYGKPEYNISEQVIKSLK; encoded by the coding sequence ATGATTAAAGCAGCAGGTTTAGGCCTTGTAGTTCTTAGCTCTTCTTTCTTTGCAACAGCTGCTGAAGCTGCGCAAAAAGTGGGTTATGTAAACACTGCACAAGTATTCCAGGCTCTACCTCAACGCGAAGTTGTTCTTCAAAAAATGCAGGAAGAGTTCAAAGATAAAGCAGCTGAGCTGCAGAGCATTCAAGCAGAAGCAAAAACTAAGATTGAAAAGCTTAAGCGTGATGGTGAACTACTAGGTCCTGACGAAGTTGAGAAGCTTCGTATCGAAGTCGGTCAACTAGACAGTAAGTACAAAATCAAAGCTCAAGCACTAGAAAAAGCAAGCCAACGTCGTGAAGCGCAAGAGAAGCAGAAGCTATTCAAAGTGATTCAAGATGCTGTAACTAAAGTTGCAGAGAAAGAAGGCTACGACATGATTGTTGATATTCAAGCTCTGCAGTACGGCAAGCCGGAATACAACATCTCTGAGCAAGTAATTAAATCACTGAAATAA